The genomic segment AGGTGGGGATGACGTCAAATCATCATGCCCCTTATGACCTGGGCTACACACGTGCTACAATGGATGGTACAACGAGTCGCAAGGTCGCGAGGCCAAGCTAATCTCTTAAAGCCATTCTCAGTTCGGATTGCAGGCTGCAACTCGCCTGCATGAAGCCGGAATCGCTAGTAATCGCGGATCAGCACGCCGCGGTGAATACGTTCCCGGGTCTTGTACACACCGCCCGTCACACCACGAGAGTTTGTAACACCCGAAGTCGGTGAGGTAACCCTTTTGGGAGCCAGCCGCCTAAGGTGGGACAGATAATTGGGGTGAAGTCGTAACAAGGTAGCCGTATCGGAAGGTGCGGCTGGATCACCTCCTTTCTAAGGAATTTAACGGAAACCCACACATTCGTACTTACTTTGTTTAGTTTTGAGAGGTCAAAAATCTTTCATAATTAATTTAAATATGCTCTTGGGGCCTTAGCTCAGCTGGGAGAGCGCCTGCCTTGCACGCAGGAGGTCAGCGGTTCGATCCCGCTAGGCTCCATTGCAACTAATGTTGCAAAAAAAGTTGTTCTTTGAAAACTGGATAAAGTTAAAAATTGTAATTCAAGTAAGAAACCAGAAACACACCGAAAAGTTTTAAAAATGAGTTTTTTAAGGTTCTCATCGTAAGATGAGTATTGAACATTAACGATTAACCATAGGTTAAGTTAATAAGGGCGCACGGTGAATGCCTTGGCACTAGGAGCCGATGAAGGACGGGACTAACGCCGATATGCTTTGGGGAGCTGTAAGTAAGCTTTGATCCAAAGATTTCCGAATGGGGGAACCCAGCATCTTTGATAGGATGTTACTGCTAACTGAATACATAGGTTAGTAGAGGTAGACGCAGAGAACTGAAACATCTAAGTACCTGCAGGAAGAGAAAGAAAAATCGATTCCCTGAGTAGCGGCGAGCGAAACGGGAATAGCCCAAACCAGAAAGCTTGCTTTCTGGGGTTGTAGGACTGAACACATAGAGTCATAAATGGATTTGGTAGGAGAAGCGACCTGGAAAGGTCTGCCGAAGAAGGTAAAAGCCCTGTATCCGAAACCACATCCACTCTGATCAGTATCCTGAGTACGGCGGAACACGAGAAATTCCGTCGGAATCCGGGAGGACCATCTCCCAAGGCTAAATACTCCCTAGTGACCGATAGTGAACCAGTACCGTGAGGGAAAGGTGAAAAGAACCTCGGAAGAGGAGTGAAATAGCCCCTGAAACCGTGTGCCTACAAATAGTTAAAGCCCGTTAATGGGTGATAGCGTGCCTTTTGTAGAATGAACCGGCGAGTTACGATCCCATGCGAGGTTAAGTTGATGAGACGGAGCCGTAGCGAAAGCGAGTCTGAATAGGGCGAATGAGTATGTGGTCGTAGACCCGAAACCAAGTGATCTACCCATGTCCAGGTTGAAGGTGCGGTAATACGCACTGGAGGACCGAACCCACGTATGTTGAAAAATGCGGGGATGAGGTGTGGGTAGCGGAGAAATTCCAATCGAACTTGGAGATAGCTGGTTCTCTCCGAAATAGCTTTAGGGCTAGCCTCGGAATTAGAATCATGGAGGTAGAGCAACTGTTTGGACTAGGGGCCCTTCTCGGGTTACCGAATTCAGATAAACTCCGAATGCCATTGATTTATATCCGGGAGTCAGACTGCGAGTGATAAGATCCGTAGTCGAAAGGGAAACAGCCCAGACCACCAGCTAAGGTCCCAAAGTTTATGTTAAGTGGAAAAGGATGTGGAGTTGCTTAGACAACTAGGATGTTGGCTCAGAAGCAGCCATCATTTAAAGAGTGCGTAATAGCTCACTAGTCGAGTGACCCTGCGCCGAAAATTTACCGGGGCTAAACATAACACCGAAGCTGTGGATAGAACCATTGGTTCTATGGTAGGAGAGCGTTCTAAGGGCGTTGAAGCTAGATCGTGAGGACTAGTGGAGCGCTTAGAAGTGAGAATGCCGGTATGAGTAGCGAAAGACGGGTGAGAATCCCGTCCACCGAATGACTAAGGTTTCCTGGGGAAGGCTCGTCCTCCCAGGGTTAGTCGGGACCTAAGTCGAGGCCGAATGGCGTAGACGATGGACAACAGGTTGAGATTCCTGTACCAGTTTGTTTTGTTTGAACAATGGAGGGACACAGTAGGCTAAGGAATACGCGCTGTTGGATATGCGCGTCCAAGCAACAAGTTTTGAAGTGAGTCAAATGCTTGCTTCTTTAAGAACAAGTTGTGATGGGGAGGGAAATTAAGTACCGAAGTTCCCGATGTCACACTGTCAAGAAAAGCTTCTAGTTAGAAACAAACTGCCCGTACCGCAAACCGACACAGGTAGTCGAGGAGAGAATCCTAAGGTGTGCGAGAGAACTCTCGTTAAGGAACTCGGCAAAATGACCCCGTAACTTCGGGAGAAGGGGTGCTGACCAATTGGTCAGCCGCAGTGAATAGGCCCAGGCGACTGTTTATCAAAAACACAGGTCTCTGCAAAATCGTAAGATGACGTATAGGGGCTGACGCCTGCCCGGTGCTGGAAGGTTAAGAGGATGGGTTAGCTCTCGGGCGAAGCTCAGAATTGAAGCCCCAGTAAACGGCGGCCGTAACTATAACGGTCCTAAGGTAGCGAAATTCCTTGTCGGGTAAGTTCCGACCCGCACGAAAGGCGTAACGATCTGGGCACTGTCTCAACGAGAGACTCGGTGAAATTATAGTACCTGTGAAGATGCAGGTTACCCGCGACAGGACGGAAAGACCCCATGGAGCTTTACTGCAGTTTGATATTGAGTGTTTGTACAGCTTGTACAGGATAGGTAGGAGCCATTGAAGCCAGGACGCCAGTCTTGGTGGAGGCGTTGGTGGGATACTACCCTTGCTGTATGACCACTCTAACCCACAGCCCTTATCGGGCTGGGAGACAGTGTCTGACGGGCAGTTTGACTGGGGCGGTCGCCTCCTAAAGTGTAACGGAGGCGCCCAAAGGTTCCCTCAGAATGGTTGGAAATCATTCGCAGAGTGTAAAGGCATAAGGGAGCTTGACTGCGAGACCTACAAGTCGAGCAGGGACGAAAGTCGGGCTTAGTGATCCGGTGGTTCCGCATGGAAGGGCCATCGCTCAACGGATAAAAGCTACCCTGGGGATAACAGGCTTATCTCCCCCAAGAGTCCACATCGACGGGGAGGTTTGGCACCTCGATGTCGGCTCATCGCATCCTGGGGCTGTAGTCGGTCCCAAGGGTTGGGCTGTTCGCCCATTAAAGCGGTACGCGAGCTGGGTTCAGAACGTCGTGAGACAGTTCGGTCCCTATCCGTCGCGGGCGTAGGAAATTTGAGAGGAGCTGTCCTTAGTACGAGAGGACCGGGATGGACACACCTCTGGTGTACCAGTTGTTCTGCCAAGGGCATTGCTGGGTAGCTATGTGTGGACGGGATAAACGCTGAAAGCATCTAAGCGTGAAGCCCCCCTCAAGATGAGATTTCCCATCACGTAAGTGAGTAAGACCCCTGAGAGATGATCAGGTTGATAGGTTGGAAGTGGAAGTCTAGCGATAGATGGAGCGGACCAATACTAATCGGTCGAGGACTTAACCAAAGAATAAACGGTGTACGACGGTTTCTAAACGAAGAACAAACTTTTAACTTATCCAGTTTTGAGAGAACAACGTTCTCTAGATTGAAATTTGTGTGGTGGCGATGGCAAGAAGGTCACACCTGTTCCCATGCCGAACACAGCAGTTAAGCTTCTTAGCGCCGATGGTAGTGAAGGGTTTCCCTTTGTGAGAGTAGGACGCTGCCACGCAGATTCAATTAATTATTCCGCAATAGCTCAGTTGGTAGTAGCGCATGACTGTTAATCATGATGTCGTAGGTTCGAGTCCTACTTGCGGAGTTCTTTTTTTTTGCAAATAAATAGTATTGATTTAGTAGTGCCGCTTTAGCTCAGTCGGTAGAGCGCTTCCATGGTAAGGAAGAGGTCGCCGGTTCGAATCCGGCAAGTGGCTTACGAATAATACGATAGAAGAGACCTTGATCTTAGGGGTCTCTTTTTCGTTTGAATAAATTTTATTAGAGCTCTCTCTTTGTGTCTGACTTGAAGTACTGATATACTTAAAGGTAGAAAAGTAAGACGAAGAGAGGAAGATGAATTTGAAAGCTTTAGTACATGAAAAGATTGAAGGAATACAAGGACTTAGCCTTAAAGATATTAAAACTAACAATTTGGGCAAGAATGATGTACGTATTAAAATTAAAACTATAGGTTTAAATCACCGAGATTTAGCAACCATTGAAAGCCACAAAAATATAAGCGAGCCTTTAATAACTGGATCGGATGGAGCAGGAATTATCAGTGAAATAGGCTCAGAGGTATCTTTATTTAAAGTAGGAGATGAAGTAATAATAAATCCTAGTATTGGGTGGACAACTAAAAGTGAAGCCCCTCCAGAAAAATTTCAAATATTAGGAAATCCATTACAAGGTACATTCTCAGAAGAATTTGTTAGTAATGAACAATTTATAGCCTTAAAACCAAAATATTTAACGTGGGAGGAAGCTGGAGTTCTTTCTTTGAGTGCATTGACTGCGTACAGAGCCCTTTTTACAAAAGGAGAAGTCTCCAGTCTGCAAACTATTCTTATCCCAGGAATTGGTGGCGGCGTGGCTACTTATATGCTTCAATTTGCTAAGGCAGTTGGTGCGAAAGTTTATGTGACCTCGCGTTCAAAAGAAAAATTAGAAGAAGCTCTAAATTTAGGAGCAGATAAAGTTATAGACAGTCATAAGGATTGGGAAACAGAATTAGATGGAGAAAAAGTAGATATTGTAATAGAGTCAGTAGGAGCCGCAACTTTTAATCAATCATTAAAACAATTAAAAAAAGGAGGAATAATGGTTTTATTTGGGTCTTCCACAGGTGATAAAGTTGAATTTAATCTAAGAGAATTCTTTTATGGACAATATACATTAAAAGGAACAACTATGGGAAGTAAAGATGAGTATGAGGAAATGCTGCGTTTTATCGAAACTCATTCCATAAAACCTATTATTGATAGTGTGTATGATATTGAAAATTATGAAATGGCGTTTAATCGATTAAATAATGCTGAACAAATGGGGAAAATTGTGCTTCGCTTTAAGTAAGTAATAATGTACTATGGTTTTTGTAAGGCTTTTCTTGGTATCTAATTCAAGAAGTGTTAAACTTAAAGAAGTAAATTAAAAAGGAAGTGTTAACATGGAATTTGAAAAAAATGGAAATAGTTTCTTTAAAAATGATGAATCAGGAAAGTTAATTGCAGAAGTAACTTATGTCCCTTCTGGTGAAGATAAGGTGATTTTAGATCACACATTTGTAGATCCTTCATTAAGAGGTCAAGGAATTGCAGCACAACTTGTTGATAAAGTAGTAGAAGAAATGGAAAAAGAAGGCAAGAAAATTGTTCCTCTTTGTCCATATGCAAAAGCTTTATTTGATCGGAAACCGGAAAAGTATAAAAGTATAGAAGCTGAATAGTGAACAGGTATTGAATTAACTGATTTTTTTTGGTAAGGTGGCTATGGATTAGTAATTGTTCATAGTCCCTTTTTTATTTCACATCTAAATAATAGTTTTAAGATTATAAAATGATTAAAAATACAAAAAAATGAAAGAATAGTCTTTACATTTACGTGAATTATTTATATAATATATCTTGTGCTTGAATAGTTCTAGCAATTTTGGCCCGTTGGTCAAGCGGTTAAGACACCGCCCTTTCACGGCGGTATCACGGGTTCGATTCCCGTACGGGTCATATTCTTTATTATTAAATATTTGCCGGCTTAGCTCAGTTGGTAGAGCATCTGAATCGTAATCAGAGGGTCGAGGGTTCAACTCCTTTAGCCGGCATACGTTTAGTTGGTCATTTGATATTAAAGATAATTTAATTATGGAGGGGTAGCGAAGTGGCTAAACGCGGCGGACTGTAAATCCGCTCCTTCGGGTTCGGCAGTTCGAATCTGCCCCCCTCCACCATTTATGGGCTATAGCCAAGCGGTAAGGCAAGGGACTTTGACTCCCTCACGCGTTGGTTCGAATCCAGCTAGCCCAGTTGCATTAATATGCAAGAAAGATACAAAATGAAAATTGTGTGGTGATGATGGCAAGAAGGTCACACCTGTTCCCATGCCGAACACAGTAGTTAAGCTTCTAAGCGCCGATGGTAGTGAAGGGTTTCCCTTTGTGAGAGTAGGACGTTGCCATGCAAATTCATTTTAAATGAGTCATTAGCTCAGTTGGTAGAGCATCTGACTTTTAATCAGAGGGTCGCAGGTTCGAATCCTGCATGACTCATAACAGCAGCTTGTAACGGATAAACGTTACAAGCTTTTTTTGTATTTAAAAATAATAATTCGATTAATTTTTAGAATAATTAACGGGTATTAAATAGATAGATTAGTGTTATTCGTAAGAAATAATATGGTATAATACACAATGGGTGACAATCAGAAACATTATCGGAGGTGCGCATATGTCTATAGATTGGTCACAAGTAGTAACGTGGCGCAATTTTCTAAATGTAGTAGATATATTAGTGGTGACATTTTTTATCTATCAACTTATTAAAATTTTGCGTGGTACAAGAGCTGTACAATTATTAAAAGGAATTGCCGTTATCATAATCATAAAGATAGTTAGTTTCTTCTTGGAATTGCAGACAGTTGATTGGATCGTAGATTTAGTTATTCAATGGAGTGTCTTAGCAATGATTATTATTTTCCAACCTGAAATGCGGAGAGGACTAGAACATCTTGGACGCGGATCATTTTTTAATCGAACAAAAAGAAAAGTTAATCCTGGAGAAAACTTAGTTCAGCATTTGGTAAAGGCTGTTCAATATATGGCAAAAAGAAGAATTGGTGCTTTGATTTCTATCCAAATGGATACAGAACTAGATGAGTTTATTGGAACGGGTATCCCATTAGATGCAGATATCTCTAGTGAGTTATTGATTAATATTTTTATACCCAATACACCATTACATGATGGAGCAGTTATTATTAGAGATTATAAAATTGCGTCTGCGGCTAGTTATTTGCCACTGTCAGAAAGTACGCTTATCTCTAAAGAACTTGGGACAAGGCATCGTGCTGCAATTGGTTTAAGTGAAGTAACGGATGCTATAACGATTATTGTTTCTGAAGAAACTGGTGGAGTAAGTGTTTCGTATAAAGGTGAATTGTTAAGAGAATTATCTAAAGAAGATTTTGAAAAATTCTTAAGTAAAAACTTGATTATTGTTGAAGAAGAAGAAAAGAAAAATTCTTTTCAAGAAATGGTGGATAGTTTTAAAAAGGGGGCTTCTAAATAATGGAGAAAATTTACAATAATCCATGGTTTATGAAGATCATTGCACTCGCATTTGCTATTCTTCTTTTTACGTATGTAAACAGCAGTAATAATAGGGTACAGACTAGCGGAATCGATGGATTGAGTGCTTCTACAACCGACACGATATTTGAAGTGCCAATAGTTGTTGAAATTGACCAAGGTAATTACTATGTAACAGGTTTTCCAGAAACTGTTTCAGTAGAAATATCGGGGCCTTCAAGTATTGTATTAAATACGAAAACAACTAAAAATTTTGATGTTGTAGCAGCTGATTTAGATAATTTAGGTGTAGGGACTCATACTATTGAATTAGTTGCGGAAGGACTGTCACCTCAATTAGACTACAAGATTATGCCAGAAGAAGTAACGATAACAATCGAAGAAAAAAAAGTTGAAACGTTTAGTGTGGATGTTGAATTTGATGACTCACTCATAAATGAAAAATTTAAAGCAGGTTCGCCTTCTTTAAATTACGAAACTGTTGAATTAACAGGGACTGCTTCTACTATTGACCAGGTTGATATAGTTAAGGTTGTGGTCAACAAAGAAGAAGATATTACAGAGGATATCGTTCAAACTTTGCCGATTGTAGTTATGGATGCTGAGGGAAATAAATTAGATGTTGAGCTTAACCCTAAGGAAGTAACGGTAACCATACCAGTTACACCAGTACTTAAAGAAGTACCTATTGTATTGAATCAAGCGGGTACTGGCGATGAGAATTTGAATTATGAATTAGGCATCAGCAATCAATCCGCTACGACAGTTGCTATACAAGCTGAAGCTGGTCTATTAGATAGCTTAAGCAGTTATCCAGTTGATATCGATGTAACGGATATCACTAAAACAACTAAACAAACAATTGAATTACCTGTACTTGAAGGTGTAACAGCTATAGAACCAGAAAAAATTGAGGTTACGGTGACAGTTACTGAAAAAAAGTCACAAGAGAATAATCAAAACACAACAGAATCGAATCAGAGTAGTTCAAGTTCTAGTTCAAATTCAAGCGAGTCTAATTCATCTAATGGATCAACACAAGAAGAAATCGAAGACTCAGTAAGTGAATCTTCCTCAACATCATCGAGTGAAGGCTCTGTTGACTCATCTAGTGAATCCAATGAAGAAGAAAATGAATAAGAAAAAGTAAACCTAGATAGATAAGGTTTAAACTTTGAAAAGGGGAATATTAGAATGGGAAAATATTTTGGAACAGATGGAGTAAGAGGAGTTGCTAACTCTGAGTTAACTCCAGAATTAGCTTTTAAATTGGGACGATATGGCGGGTATGTTTTAACACAACACGCTGAAGGAGAAGAACATCCACGTGTTTTAGTTGGAAGAGATACACGTATCTCTGGTGAAATGTTAGAATCAGCTTTGATTGCTGGTCTTTTATCAGTTGGAATTGAAGTAATGAAATTAGGTGTTATTTCAACTCCGGGAGTAGCTTACTTAACACGTATTCAAGGGGCTGCAGCTGGTGTCATGATTTCAGCTTCACACAACCCAGCGCCGGATAATGGGATTAAATTCTTTGGATCAGATGGGTTTAAATTATTTGACGATACTGAATTAGAAATTGAAGCGTTATTAGATGAAGATCAAGATAACTTACCTCGCCCGAGTGCAAATGGATTAGGTACGGTAGATGAATACCCTGAAGGAGCATTAAAATACACTCAATTTTTACAACAAACCATTCCAAATGATTTAGATGGAATACAAGTGTGTTTAGATGGCGCCAATGGAGCAACAAGTCCGCTTCTTAATCGGTTATTCGCAGATCTAGAAACAGAATTTGATGTTATGGCTTCTGCGCCTAATGGCTTAAATATCAACGATGGTGTTGGTTCAACACATCCTGAAAAATTAGCTGAATTTGTAATTGAAAAAGGAGCAGATGTCGGTTTAGCATTTGATGGAGATGGAGATAGAGTTATCGCTGTTGATGAGTTAGGAAATATCATTGATGGAGATAAAATTATGTTTATTTGTGGGAAATACTTGCAAGAAAAAGGCCGTTTGAAAAAAGATACGATTGTTTCTACGGTTATGAGTAATCTAGGTTTCCATAAAGCAATTGAAGCAAATAATATGATCGCTCTTCAAACTCAAGTTGGAGACCGTTATGTTGTAGAAGAAATGCGTAAAAATGGCTATAATTTTGGTGGAGAACAGTCAGGACATATGGTGTTCTTAGATTACAATACAACTGGTGATGGAATGTTATCAGGAATCCAATTGCTGAATGTAATGAAAGAAACAGGTAAAAAACTTTCAGAACTAGCTGCTGAAGTTCAAACTTATCCGCAAAAACTAGTTAATATTCGTGTTAGCGATAAAAATGGAGCAATGAATGTTCCAGCTATTAAATCGATAATCGATGAAGTTGAAAGTGAAATGAATGGAGATGGACGTATCTTAGTTCGTCCAAGCGGAACAGAACCATTGTTGCGTGTCATGGCAGAAGCTCCAACACAAGAAAAAGTAAATCTATATGTTGATCGTATTGCTTCTGTAGTGAAAGAAGAAATCGGATTAGCTGAATAAATTAAAGAAACTCTACACCCTATTTTCAGATAGGAGGTAGAGCTTTTTTTATGCTGTTTGTCCAGATGAAATGATAGTTTTGGTGGTTTAGAGGTGAATGGGAAATTATTTTTTGTTGCATAATCAATATCAGTATAGTATATTTAAACACGTAATTTAATAGAAAGATAGAGGTGCAGTTTTTAAGAGTACAGTTGTTATGAAGGCACAAGCTGATAACTGGAAAGGAAAAATTGCCGAAGTGTAAAGTATTGCCAAGTACTTTATGCTGGGGTTAAGTAAAATATGCTTAACACTGTCGTAAATTTCATTTTGAAATTTTCGGAGGGCTATCAACAAAAGGGTTAAAGGGACATTACTGTATATGTAACTAAGCTAACACCTTGAGTTGTATAGAACTCAAGGTGTTTTTTTGTGCGCTCAAATAGAAAGGGAGTTTAGAATGAAGAAGAAAGTGATTATTGGTTTATTTATTATTGCGTTTATTTTATTTTCAATTAATGGAGAGTTCAGGGATGCTGCTGGATCTACCGTAAACTTCGGCTGGTTTTCTTTAGTACCACCGGTTGTATCTATTATTTTAGCGTTTATTTCAAAAGACGTTATTATTTCATTGTTCTTTGGTATTTTTGCAGGAGGTTTTGTCTTACATTTAGCGGAGGGCTCCATTTTTTATGCATTTATTCAATCATTTTTGAGTATAGTTGATTACACGTTAAACTCATTAGCTGATCCATGGAATGCAGGAATTATTTTACAAGTTCTAACGATTGGCGGCTTGATTGCATTAATGACAAAAATGGGAGGAGCAAAAGCTGTCGCAAATGCATTATCTAAAAAAGCAAAAGGTCCTATTAGTGCTCAAGTCATTACGTGGATTTTAGGTGTACTGCTTTTCTTTGATGATTATGCAAACTCATTAATAGTTGGTCCAGTTATGCGACCAGTAACAGATGAAAAGAAAGTTTCGCGTGAGAAGCTGTCCTTTATCGTAGATGCTACAGCTGCTCCAATTGCTGGGATTGCGTTGATCTCTACTTGGGTCGGTTACGAAGTAGGATTAATCAAAGATGGATACGAAGCGATTGGACAAGAGGTTAATGCTTATAGTATTTTTGTTGAAACCATCCCTTACCGATTCTATAATATTTTAATGTTGTTATTTGTATTATGTACAGCCGTATTTTTAAGAGAATTTGGTCCTATGTTAAAAGCAGAAAGAAGAGCGAGAAAATACGATCAAGCAAATGTAGAAGATATCAATCCTAGCGCTTCAAATGAAATTGATGAAATGGAGCCTGCAGAAGGGGTCCATTTAAGTATTTGGAATGCCATTATTCCGATTGGCACCTTAATCATTGTTGCTGTTGTCGGTTTTTATACTAATGGATATAATGCCATTTTAGATGGAGAGAATACTACATTAATCAACTTGTTAAAAGAAAGTCCTTATTCATTTACTGCAATTCAAGAAGCTTTTGGAGCATCTGATGCGAGTATTGTATTGTTCCAAGCGGCATTGTTAGCAAGTCTTGTTGCTATGGCTATGGGAGTGTCGCAAAAGACTTTCACATGGGGCCAAGCAGTTGAAACTTGGATAAACGGGATGAAATCACTTATTATCACTGGAGCTATTTTATTATTAGCATGGTCATTAAGTGAAGTTATAACTGATTTAGGAACAGCTCAATTTTTGGTTTCGTTATTGTCCGATTCAATGCCGGCATTCTTATTGCCTTCTGTTATTTTTATTTTAGGCTCTATCATTTCTTTTGCCACTGGAACTTCTTATGGAACAATGGGGATTTTAATGCCATTATCTATACCGCTAGCAGCAGCATTGTCGCCAGATCCAGAATTTATTATTATGTCTGCAGGTGCTGTCTTAACAGGGGCAATTTTTGGAGATCATTGTTCACCAATTTCAGATACGACTATTCTATCTTCCATGGGTGCTGGTGTGAATCATATGGAGCATGTTAAAACACAAATGCCTTATGCCATTGTAGTAGGAATCATTACTGTTCTATTTGGATTCCTTCCTGTTGGTTTAGGAATGCCGATATGGATTGTTCTACCCGCTGCAATGATCATTATCGTTTTAGTAACGTATTTCTTTGGTAAACCTGTTGAAGAGAAAGCTTAAGAAGTTAAACAAAAAAAGAGAA from the Carnobacterium inhibens subsp. inhibens DSM 13024 genome contains:
- the cdaA gene encoding diadenylate cyclase CdaA translates to MSIDWSQVVTWRNFLNVVDILVVTFFIYQLIKILRGTRAVQLLKGIAVIIIIKIVSFFLELQTVDWIVDLVIQWSVLAMIIIFQPEMRRGLEHLGRGSFFNRTKRKVNPGENLVQHLVKAVQYMAKRRIGALISIQMDTELDEFIGTGIPLDADISSELLINIFIPNTPLHDGAVIIRDYKIASAASYLPLSESTLISKELGTRHRAAIGLSEVTDAITIIVSEETGGVSVSYKGELLRELSKEDFEKFLSKNLIIVEEEEKKNSFQEMVDSFKKGASK
- a CDS encoding zinc-binding dehydrogenase, which encodes MKALVHEKIEGIQGLSLKDIKTNNLGKNDVRIKIKTIGLNHRDLATIESHKNISEPLITGSDGAGIISEIGSEVSLFKVGDEVIINPSIGWTTKSEAPPEKFQILGNPLQGTFSEEFVSNEQFIALKPKYLTWEEAGVLSLSALTAYRALFTKGEVSSLQTILIPGIGGGVATYMLQFAKAVGAKVYVTSRSKEKLEEALNLGADKVIDSHKDWETELDGEKVDIVIESVGAATFNQSLKQLKKGGIMVLFGSSTGDKVEFNLREFFYGQYTLKGTTMGSKDEYEEMLRFIETHSIKPIIDSVYDIENYEMAFNRLNNAEQMGKIVLRFK
- a CDS encoding CdaR family protein, with translation MEKIYNNPWFMKIIALAFAILLFTYVNSSNNRVQTSGIDGLSASTTDTIFEVPIVVEIDQGNYYVTGFPETVSVEISGPSSIVLNTKTTKNFDVVAADLDNLGVGTHTIELVAEGLSPQLDYKIMPEEVTITIEEKKVETFSVDVEFDDSLINEKFKAGSPSLNYETVELTGTASTIDQVDIVKVVVNKEEDITEDIVQTLPIVVMDAEGNKLDVELNPKEVTVTIPVTPVLKEVPIVLNQAGTGDENLNYELGISNQSATTVAIQAEAGLLDSLSSYPVDIDVTDITKTTKQTIELPVLEGVTAIEPEKIEVTVTVTEKKSQENNQNTTESNQSSSSSSSNSSESNSSNGSTQEEIEDSVSESSSTSSSEGSVDSSSESNEEENE
- the glmM gene encoding phosphoglucosamine mutase, with protein sequence MGKYFGTDGVRGVANSELTPELAFKLGRYGGYVLTQHAEGEEHPRVLVGRDTRISGEMLESALIAGLLSVGIEVMKLGVISTPGVAYLTRIQGAAAGVMISASHNPAPDNGIKFFGSDGFKLFDDTELEIEALLDEDQDNLPRPSANGLGTVDEYPEGALKYTQFLQQTIPNDLDGIQVCLDGANGATSPLLNRLFADLETEFDVMASAPNGLNINDGVGSTHPEKLAEFVIEKGADVGLAFDGDGDRVIAVDELGNIIDGDKIMFICGKYLQEKGRLKKDTIVSTVMSNLGFHKAIEANNMIALQTQVGDRYVVEEMRKNGYNFGGEQSGHMVFLDYNTTGDGMLSGIQLLNVMKETGKKLSELAAEVQTYPQKLVNIRVSDKNGAMNVPAIKSIIDEVESEMNGDGRILVRPSGTEPLLRVMAEAPTQEKVNLYVDRIASVVKEEIGLAE
- a CDS encoding Na+/H+ antiporter NhaC family protein, yielding MKKKVIIGLFIIAFILFSINGEFRDAAGSTVNFGWFSLVPPVVSIILAFISKDVIISLFFGIFAGGFVLHLAEGSIFYAFIQSFLSIVDYTLNSLADPWNAGIILQVLTIGGLIALMTKMGGAKAVANALSKKAKGPISAQVITWILGVLLFFDDYANSLIVGPVMRPVTDEKKVSREKLSFIVDATAAPIAGIALISTWVGYEVGLIKDGYEAIGQEVNAYSIFVETIPYRFYNILMLLFVLCTAVFLREFGPMLKAERRARKYDQANVEDINPSASNEIDEMEPAEGVHLSIWNAIIPIGTLIIVAVVGFYTNGYNAILDGENTTLINLLKESPYSFTAIQEAFGASDASIVLFQAALLASLVAMAMGVSQKTFTWGQAVETWINGMKSLIITGAILLLAWSLSEVITDLGTAQFLVSLLSDSMPAFLLPSVIFILGSIISFATGTSYGTMGILMPLSIPLAAALSPDPEFIIMSAGAVLTGAIFGDHCSPISDTTILSSMGAGVNHMEHVKTQMPYAIVVGIITVLFGFLPVGLGMPIWIVLPAAMIIIVLVTYFFGKPVEEKA
- a CDS encoding GNAT family N-acetyltransferase, yielding MEFEKNGNSFFKNDESGKLIAEVTYVPSGEDKVILDHTFVDPSLRGQGIAAQLVDKVVEEMEKEGKKIVPLCPYAKALFDRKPEKYKSIEAE